A region of the Dysidea avara chromosome 9, odDysAvar1.4, whole genome shotgun sequence genome:
GTgtacattaattagaatataaCAAACATACGTCATGGCtgcttgcttgtgtgtacacaCTTACCAGGAGGCAACTCGACTGATCTACCCCTTCTCAGGGCCTTTCTCATCCTCTGTACCACGTCCATTGTCCTCTATCACTATGTATCGTATTTTCAGACCATATCGCTCCGCCTCCTACGGGGGCTTCCCTGCATTAATCACGTGATTAAATAACAAGCGCGGATATAAAGTATTCTTCAACCAAATTTAAGAAGATTCCACGGCTTCGTGTTAATATTTGTTGACATCTGGCAAGCGTTCTCTATTGAAACGAAGTGTAAATAGAGTCTACATAGGTTGGAAAATGTGTCGTTTCACTTCATACAATTTGCCGTCGTTCGTGTGGACATTTCTCTCAGTGATCGCGGCGATAACCTGTTCCATTGGCATATACTTTTCAAACTGGATTGAAAGAGATGCAGTGAACGGCAACGTTAATGCTATGTCCTCGTATCGAGTGTGCATTGGACACGGCAAGATATCACTTGGATGCGACAGTTATTTGAGCTTTGGTGACATCTTTTCACCAGAATGGCAAGCGTGTACGATCATGCTGGGATGTGGCGCGTGTTTATTGATTCTAGTGGCACTCACATCGTTGTTTGGACTGTGTGTTAGAAAACTGTTTAATCTTGTTATCTGTATCATCATTGTCAGCTCTCAAGTTTTGGCGGGTAAGCGACGTTTTGTTTTTGTGTTCGTCTTGTGTTGTAGAGATGCAAAACACTGTAATGATTATTAACCCAAACTGCTTGTGTTTTATCTAATTTTCTAAGTAGATTACTTTCTCATGCACGCAGCAAAACACAGCCACTGGGTACAAATTGGCTTCCTTCCATAGGAGTTTCAACTGTCCAGCAGTTCTATGTTTTTGTTAATTGATATAAACTGGTTGAGCTGTGGGTGTACTTCCTTACTTGCCTATAAGGAATTGTGTTGTATGGCATGCGAAACACTGCACCATTTCTATCACACATTGTGTGAAATTAGAATGGTAACTTGGTACCAAATATTTCAATGGACATGTATCACGTTAGTGTAAAAATTAAAATAGTTGGACAATCCCCTAACTCTTCTGCTCAAATGTTAAGTTAta
Encoded here:
- the LOC136265706 gene encoding LHFPL tetraspan subfamily member 1 protein-like is translated as MCRFTSYNLPSFVWTFLSVIAAITCSIGIYFSNWIERDAVNGNVNAMSSYRVCIGHGKISLGCDSYLSFGDIFSPEWQACTIMLGCGACLLILVALTSLFGLCVRKLFNLVICIIIVSSQVLAVLLFVVSLVIFPAGWDEPEVQEFCGTDSGSYNLGDCRIGWAYILTIGGTVIAAVAASISWCTKKHKDEYELP